The Thunnus thynnus chromosome 13, fThuThy2.1, whole genome shotgun sequence genome segment TCCGGGTACGGGGTAGAAACATGCAAACCaattgtgaaatattaataaacCCTCAGACAAACATGTGAGAACGTGGCCTCACTGATGCAAAAGATTGGCTCTGTGTTTATTTCTGATAGCACGGAAAGATAAAGCACAAACACCAACTTTTTTGTGAATAGGAAGACAATTCCTGTGTATTAGGGGTTTTGTATGGCCGGGAATAACAACTGATTTAAACTAATAGGGGAACAATTCACTGTTTGCAGtaagggaagaaaaaataaacaattaataaaaagacacatttgtaAATACTCATAAAATCTAGCTGGACAGTTTCCAGAACATATGTTAAGAGGAAACATCCCATTCTGCTCTGACAATAGGCTGAGGCTTGTTGATGTCAGGGTAACAATGCCAGGAACTGATAATGTCACTGGCATcaactgtgtgcatgtgtattctTTGTTTGCTGTTGACATCAAATCTGAAGATGAGGAGTAAAGTGTAGGGTGAATAAGAGTAATGTGGGACAATTTCTGCAACTGGCACTTTGGcaatatattttgatatgaGGCCAATACATCATATCTGCACCCGATACTATTCTGAAATCCCCAAGGTGTTTTCTAATCATATCAGAGAAGAGAATGCAAATATCACGGTCAGAATAGAAATGGCAAATATAAAAGTACTTCTTGTGCCAAATTGTCCCACATTATGTGCCTTTCCTAATGTGGGACAGATAAGGCTGAAATCCTGCACACACTTTGGGAGGCTGAAAAGCCTGTGCTGAAAGGTGCAAATAACCTTAATtcatacaataataataattcaataattaaaTTACATGACATGCCAGGTTTCATTTGACAGCAGTCCTATTCATTAGCATTTGTTAGAAGAAGAGATAGATGCATTTGAGCACAGGTGTCCCACATTACACTAATTCACCCTGTCTTCTAaatgaaaatcttgttttgaaataatcttttctgtgtttcagattGGTGCTATCAGTCCCAGTTCACCTGTGATCATCAGTGCAACAGTAAGCTTCTTTAAATTCAAAAGGTGTAcaattttttaatgtgaaagacGCTGAACAGAAGGCCTGTTTAACGCtggtgttttctttgtttcagcACCAGAAAAGTGGAATCATGCCAACAGCGAATGTGCAGGAAAACTACAGTCGCCCATCAACATTGTCACCAGAAAGGCTCTCACAGACGAGCGTCTGACTCCTTTCCAGTTCAGCAACTACCAGCAGATCTTCAGAAACACAATCAAGAACAACGGCCACTCAGGTGAGCATGTTTTccatgaaacattaaatatccATTGATGCATTTCGGAGGCTGTTGTGTGAACTCTTTGTGCTGGGTGTGTGTCCACTCCAGTTCAGGTTGAAGTCCCTCACGTCGCCATCATCTCAGGTGGAGGCCTGCCGACCAGCTACAAGGCTGTGCAGTTCCACCTGCACTGGGGCGTCAACGGAGGGCCCGGCTCCGAACACACCATCGATGGGGAGCAGTATCCCATGGAGGTACCTTTACCTTacaacccaaaacacacacagcccgTCTCTGACATGAACTGTTATGTGACAGAGTGACAATAACTGGTGAGTTGATGGACTGACATGTGTGTCATTCACAATAAAGACATTAAACAGGCATATATGAAGTCAAAACTTTAAATCAGCAATAATGTTGTACCTCACTCACTGTCCACTGAgagaaacatcatattttttgtttaaatgtggaACTTAACAACTTTAAAAGCATAATCCCTGACCCAAATGAAaagatttgttttctcttttagttAAGTGATCATTTGATGCCAttaaaggtttgtttacattgaTAATAGTTGTAAACACAGACCAATAATTTGAATTATGACCATATtcattcctactgaagatgtaaatctttaaaaataggTCAAAAATATGTAggcctgtttttatttttaaaaaaggctaaattatttcctaaaacagctgagcACTATGTCACTCAGACAgtagtaaatagtgcatttgttgagAACTATTTTCTGCTGTGGATTTGGTGCACTAGTGATAACTTACAGCAGGTGTATGAGGggttgactcaaaataaactgcagtgcccatgttcatcaGAATAAAggaacattaacattcattgttggttttgatcttttagtgggatttgttgacaataataaaaatgcttACATATTTAATAAAAGACTTACGTATCACTAAAATTATcctgtaaaaatacaaagaaaaggTTTCACCCCTCTATTATTGCAGCAAATAATTCTGTGATTAATTGTTGATTGTTGGATGAGTTAGGAAAGCTTTTCTTTATCAATAGTCTTTTAAGACACATGTTTGATAAAGAGTTGCTTAACTTGAGTTCCTATTGTGCGAGCATGAAATATTTTCCACAAACGTTGCCCTAAACTGATAAAATCGTGACATTTTTATTAGCCCATTTACAACAAAGTTCTACACATACTGTGTAAAAAAGGACTTTGTGAAAAAGTTGTAACATCAGTATTATTGTTTCTACAGCTGCATATTGTTCACATGAAGCACCACTACTCCGATCTATCAACAGCACTATCTGACCCAGAGGGAGTTGCAGTCCTTGGGTTTTTCTACGAGGTAACCATTTGAATCCTGTATTGTCATAATCAAGAACATACTTcaacttgaaatgaaacaatgctGAAATGTGccactttacattttcagatgtCCAAAAGTGCAAACCGAAAGTATGACTCCATCATCAACGCTCTGCAAAGCATCAAAACCACACGTAGGTATTGAAGTTCAGTTGAACCAACTAAAAACACGAAAGCATAGCAGTGATCCTAATGTCTCCTCTGtggcttttctgtttttagacAGCAACACATCTCTGCTTCCCATCTCCTT includes the following:
- the ca4a gene encoding carbonic anhydrase 4a → MQHLILPVLLASLWTLCTGAGDWCYQSQFTCDHQCNTPEKWNHANSECAGKLQSPINIVTRKALTDERLTPFQFSNYQQIFRNTIKNNGHSVQVEVPHVAIISGGGLPTSYKAVQFHLHWGVNGGPGSEHTIDGEQYPMELHIVHMKHHYSDLSTALSDPEGVAVLGFFYEMSKSANRKYDSIINALQSIKTTHSNTSLLPISLAQLIPTEQNMTTYYRYKGSLTTPGCTQAVIWTLFENPIPLSIDQLQAFSQLKFRDGKPMVGTFRPVQPLNGRMVFRSGGAVILASSALLVAAMAMALGLSQPN